Proteins from a single region of Peromyscus eremicus chromosome 9, PerEre_H2_v1, whole genome shotgun sequence:
- the Fdft1 gene encoding squalene synthase: MEFVKCLGHPEEFYNLLRFRMGGQRKFIPKMDQDSLSSSLKTCYKYLNQTSRSFAAVIQALDGEMRHAVCVFYLVLRALDTVEDDMTISVEKKIPMLRNFHTFLYEPEWRFTESKEKDRQVLEDFPTISLEFRNLAEKYQTVIADICQKMGCGMAEFVDKHVTSKQDWDKYCHYVAGLVGIGLSRLFSASEFEDALVGEDTECANSMGLFLQKTNIIRDYLEDQHEGREFWPQEVWGRYVKKLEDFAKPENIDMAVQCLNELITNTLHHIPHVITYLSRLRNQSVFNFCAIPQVMAIATLAACYNNQQVFKGVVKIRKGQAVTLMMDATNMPAVKAIIHQYIEEIYHRIPNSDPSSSETKQIISTIRTQNLPNCQLISRSHYSPIYLSFVMLLAALSWQCLSTLSQVTEDYVQTGEH; the protein is encoded by the exons ATGGAGTTCGTCAAGTGCCTAGGCCACCCGGAGGAGTTCTACAACCTGCTGCGATTCCGCATGGGAGGCCAGCGGAAGTTCATACCCAAGATGGACCAG GActccctcagcagcagcttgaaGACCTGCTACAAGTATCTGAATCAAACCAGTCGCAGCTTCGCGGCCGTCATCCAGGCGCTGGATGGGGAAATGCG CCACGCAGTATGTGTGTTTTACCTGGTTCTCCGAGCTCTGGACACTGTGGAGGATGACATGACCATCAGTGTGGAGAAGAAGATCCCAATGCTGCGCAACTTTCACACTTTCCTCTACGAACCAGAGTGGCGGTTCACGGAGAGCAAGGAGAAGGACCGCCAAGTGCTGGAGGACTTCCCCACG ATCTCCCTGGAGTTTAGAAATTTGGCTGAGAAATATCAAACAGTGATTGCTGACATCTGCCAGAAAATGGGATGTGGGATGGCAGAATTTGTGGACAAGCATGTGACCTCCAAACAGGACTGGGACAAG TATTGCCACTACGTTGCTGGGCTGGTAGGAATTGGCCTTTCTCGTCTGTTCTCGGCCTCAGAGTTTGAAGACGCCTTAGTTGGTGAGGACACAGAGTGTGCCAACTCAATGGGTCTGTTCCTGCAGAAAACAAATATCATTCGTGATTATCTGGAAGACCAACATGAAGGAAGAGAGTTTTGGCCTCAAGAG GTGTGGGGCAGATACGTTAAGAAGCTGGAAGACTTTGCTAAGCCAGAAAACATAGATATGGCCGTGCAGTGCTTGAATGAACTCATAACCAACACCCTGCACCATATCCCCCACGTCATCACCTACCTGTCAAGGCTCCGGAACCAAAGTGTGTTTAACTTCTGTGCCATTCCCCAG GTAATGGCCATTGCTACACTGGCTGCCTGTTACAACAATCAGCAAGTTTTCAAAGGGGTAGTGAAGATTCGGAAGGGACAAGCGGTTACCCTCATGATGGATGCCACCAACATGCCAGCTGTCAAAGCTATCATACACCAGTATATAGAAGAG ATTTATCACCGGATCCCCAACTCAGACCCGTCTTCTAGCGAAACCAAGCAGATCATCTCCACCATCCGGACACAGAACCTTCCCAACTGTCAGCTCATCTCCCGAAGCCACTACTCCCCCATCTACCTGTCATTTGTCATGCTTCTGGCTGCCCTGAGCTGGCAGTGCCTGAGCACCCTGTCCCAGGTCACAGAAGACTATGTGCAGACAGGAGAACACTGA